The Littorina saxatilis isolate snail1 linkage group LG13, US_GU_Lsax_2.0, whole genome shotgun sequence genome contains a region encoding:
- the LOC138945661 gene encoding uncharacterized protein, translating to MPTQSMPEFSSIWSKPSPPPGSRIKPEAVQNYERNRGTIQSLVFEQVAPTSSLAFTPRPSPRCPTSASKVNYKLGVNGNVGSVMNSSATPRPSSAPPRVKPEGEGIATVSKGKRMRTLLHEFAKHGPSPRQPRVKPEAEDTAEVAKGGRMSSMLHKYGSMPLSARAVPRVKSEAMDNATLDQGKRMETILHSYGRNQPSPRAAPRVKTEGEDNAELDKGKRMATVLHSFALPLSSRPPPRVKPEASQSAEIGQGFRMARLMHESHKIPGSPRPAARAVGDQAKQNLWRGVVGSVGKCLKQNGQKNFIFVPGHQARRYSSASVM from the exons ATGCCGACACAAAGCATGCCTGAGTTCTCATCAATATGGAGTAAACCATCGCCACCACCCGGTTCCAGAATCAAACCAGAAGCAGTGCAGAACTATGAGAGAAATCGGGGAACAATTCAGAGCTTGGTCTTCGAGCAGGTCGCGCCGACCTCGTCCTTGGCCTTCACCCCACGACCTTCACCTCGATGTCCTACATCGGCTTCCAAGGTCAACTACAAGCTGGGAGTGAATGGAAATGTTGGCAGCGTCATGAACA GCTCAGCGACACCCAGGCCTTCGTCGGCACCC CCGAGGGTGAAACCGGAAGGAGAGGGGATCGCCACTGTCAGCAAAGGCAAGCGCATGCGCACTCTCCTGCACGAGTTTGCCAAGCACGGTCCGTCGCCAAGACAACCGCGGGTCAAACCAGAAGCCGAGGACACGGCTGAAGTTGCCAAG GGAGGCCGCATGAGCAGCATGCTCCACAAGTACGGGTCAATGCCTCTGTCCGCTCGTGCTGTTCCACGGGTCAAGTCCGAGGCGATGGACAATGCAACCCTTGACCAGGGGAAACGAATGGAGACGATTTTACACAG TTACGGCCGCAACCAGCCCAGCCCCCGAGCAGCCCCCCGCGTCAAGACAGAGGGTGAAGACAACGCGGAGCTGGACAAGGGCAAGCGTATGGCCACCGTGCTCCACTCCTTCGCCCTCCCGCTCTCCTCCCGCCCCCCTCCCAGGGTCAAACCCGAGGCCTCGCAGTCCGCCGAGATTGGGCAGGGGTTCCGCATGGCCAGACTGATGCACGAGAGCCACAAGATCCCTGGGTCACCGCGACCTGCAGCACGTGCGGTAGGGGACCAGGCCAAGCAGAACTTGTGGCGGGGCGTCGTGGGGTCGGTGGGCAAGTGCCTCAAGCAGAATGGACAGAAGAACTTTATCTTCGTCCCCGGACACCAGGCCAGGCGGTACTCTTCTGCATCTGTGATGTGA